A stretch of the Papaver somniferum cultivar HN1 chromosome 6, ASM357369v1, whole genome shotgun sequence genome encodes the following:
- the LOC113290096 gene encoding biotin carboxylase 2, chloroplastic-like, translating into MATILQGIGTTTSLSSTSLDSKRFESSSGKVLGGIRSDSRDISFGSSNNNKARKLVATNALTSLKSSQCGFMVGSGAILSQKVQASHLSRKSRRRAGALSVTCRGEKILVANRGEIAVRVIRTAHEMGIPCVAVYSTIDKDALHVKLADEAVCIGEAPSNQSYLVIPNVLSAAISRGCTMLHPGYGFLAENAVFVEMCREHGINFIGPNPDSIRVMGDKSTARETMKKAGVPTVPGSDGLLQSTEEGIRLAHEIGFPVMIKATAGGGGRGMRLAKEPEEFVKLLQQAKSEAGAAFGNDGVYLEKYVQNPRHIEFQVLADMFGNVVHFGERDCSIQRRNQKLLEEAPSPALTPELRKAMGDAAVAAAASIGYIGVGTVEFLLDERGDFYFMEMNTRIQVEHPVTEMISSVDLIEEQIRVAMGEKLRYTQEEIVLRGHSIECRINAEDAFKGFRPGPGRITAYLPSGGPFVRMDSHVYPDYVVPPSYDSLLGKLIVWAPTRERAIERMKRALNDTIITGVPTTIEYHKLILEIEDFKNGKVDTAFIPKHEEELAAPQQKLVLSMQPKEAVNTTS; encoded by the exons ATGGCGACGATTTTACAAGGAATTGGAACCACAACTTCATTATCTTCCACTTCTTTGGATTCCAAAAGATTTGAGTCTTCTTCAG GAAAGGTTTTGGGAGGTATCAGATCTGATTCAAGAGACATTTCTTTTGGATCATCTAATAATAACAAAGCTCGTAAATTAGTAGCTACTAATGCACTTACA AGTTTAAAGAGCTCACAATGTGGCTTCATGGTTGGAAGTGGGGCGATTCTTAGTCAGAAAGTACAAGCCAGTCATTTAAGCAGAAAGTCAAGAAGACGTGCAGGAGCATTGAGTGTGACATGTCGCGGTGAAAAGATTCTTGTGGCAAATAGAGGTGAAATTGCTGTTCGTGTCATTCGAACTGCTCATGAAATGGGCATACCATGTGTTGCAGTTTATTCAACGATAGACAAAGATGCACTGCACGTCAAGCTTGCAGACGAGGCTGTTTGCATTGGAGAAGCACCTAGTAACCAATC GTATTTGGTGATCCCAAATGTTCTCTCTGCAGCTATAAGCCGTGGATGTACCATGCTGCATCCTGGATATGGATTCCTTGCTGAGAATGCTGTTTTTGTGGAAATGTGCAGAGAACACGGAATCAACTTTATTGGACCTAAT CCGGACAGCATTCGTGTTATGGGTGACAAATCTACTGCCAGAGAAACAATGAAGAAAGCTGGTGTTCCAACTGTGCCTGGAAGTGATGGATTGTTACAG AGCACAGAGGAGGGAATCAGACTTGCTCATGAAATTGGTTTTCCTGTGATGATCAAG GCaactgctggtggtggtggacgTGGTATGCGTCTCGCAAAAGAACCCGAGGAGTTTGTCAAGTTATTACAG CAAGCAAAAAGTGAAGCTGGTGCAGCATTTGGAAATGATGGAGTTTATTTGGAGAAGTATGTTCAAAATCCACGACACATAGAGTTCCAG GTTCTTGCGGATATGTTCGGTAACGTTGTTCACTTCGGGGAGCGTGATTGCAGCATTCAG CGAAGGAATCAAAAGCTATTAGAAGAAGCCCCATCACCGGCGTTGACCCCAGAGCTTAGAAAAGCCATGGGTGACGCAGCTGTTGCAGCTGCTGCTTCTATAGGTTACATTGGTGTTGGAACTGTTGAATTCTTGCTGGACGAAAGAGGTGATTTCTACTTCATGGAAATGAACACTAGAATCCAG GTGGAGCATCCTGTGACAGAAATGATTTCTTCTGTTGATTTGATTGAGGAACAAATCCGTGTGGCCATGGGAGAGAAACTCCGTTACAcacag GAAGAGATTGTACTCAGAGGACATTCAATAGAATGCCGTATTAATGCTGAAGATGCATTTAAAGGATTCAGACCAGGACCTG GCAGGATAACAGCATACTTGCCATCTGGAGGGCCATTCGTGAGAATGGATAGCCATGTCTATCCTGATTATGTGGTTCCCCCGAGCTATGACTCCTTACTCGGAAAG CTTATTGTTTGGGCTCCAACTAGGGAGAGGGCCATTGAACGTATGAAGAGGGCTCTCAATGACACTATTATTACAG GGGTTCCTACAACCATCGAATATCACAAACTAATATTGGAGATTGAG GACTTTAAAAATGGCAAAGTTGATACCGCATTCATACCAAAGCATGAAGAAGAGTTGGCCGCT CCACAACAAAAACTGGTGCTGTCAATGCAGCCAAAAGAGGCAGTGAACACAACTTCCTAG
- the LOC113290098 gene encoding uncharacterized protein LOC113290098, giving the protein MIDPKCNGHDNAGSGSPVGDKQQPIAAKKIALRDLQNDNRIVVPKSLTAPPLIKDPAPTSDVTKVTGTKRPTPECPTSPVRHLSPNSANGTFVYIRRKSDQEVAKGSNCETEPNKAINNSQLSQNIHGEKETTKQQIQVQGQKNSSFPAAPSMPITVPCGGPSVPHSLGMPVNTSSTMRPASTTDVTTDVLPTNPQRTSDQNWKERFPHLQMFLRNCDHSSQEEYIQMLKSLSSVGRSRHAVELEKRAIQLLCEEGKELHRMKLLNVLEKMSSKNSSATPQVNFRK; this is encoded by the exons ATGATTGATCCCAAATGCAATGGTCATGACAATGCTGGAAGTGGCTCTCCTGTTGGTGATAAACAACAACCCATAGCAGCAAAGAAGATTGCATTAAGGGATCTGCAGAATGATAACAGGATTGTGGTGCCCAAGTCTTTGACAGCCCCTCCTTTAATAAAGGATCCAGCACCAACTTCAGATGTTACCAAGGTTACTGGTACAAAGAGACCGACACCTGAGTGTCCCACAAGTCCCGTCCGCCACCTGTCTCCAAATAGTGCAAATGGGACTTTTGTGTACATCCGAAGAAAATCTGACCAAGAAGTAGCAAAGGGTAGCAACTGCGAAACTGAACCAAACAAAGCTATCAACAATTCACAGTTAAGTCAAAATATTCACGGCGAAAAGGAGACAACTAAGCAACAAATTCAGGTTCAAGGGCAAAAGAATTCTAGCTTTCCAGCAGCTCCTTCTATGCCTATTACAGTCCCTTGTGGAGGGCCTTCTGTTCCCCACTCTCTCGGGATGCCTGTTAATACGTCATCAACAATGCGACCCGCTTCAACTACTGATGTTACTACTGATGTTCTCCCAACTAATCCCCAGAGAACAAGTGATCAAAATTGGAAAGAGCGCTTCCCTCACCTGCAGATGTTCTTGCGAAACTGTGACCATTCAAGTCAGGAAGAATACATCCAGA TGCTTAAATCCTTATCTTCAGTCGGTAGAAGCAGACATGCTGTTGAATTGGAAAAAAGAGCAATCCAACTCTTATGTGAAGAAG GAAAGGAATTGCATCGAATGAAATTGCTGAATGTTCTGGAGAAAATGTCATCAAAAAACTCCTCTGCAACTCCACAAGTCAATTTCAGGAAGTAA
- the LOC113290097 gene encoding protein DETOXIFICATION 41-like — translation MNSTGGGGENEPLLPDVEFRLDNICGSTESIEEFLEHQERVPLRLWVRLFCWESKTIWLLSWASITVSIFNYMLSFVNLMFVGNIGFIELAGASLTNLGIQGFAYGVMLGMASAVQTVCGQAYGAKKYSSLGIICQKAIILHLGAAILLSFLYWYAGDIFRALGQTTEIAKQGEIFARGLLLQLYAFALYCPMQRFLQSQNIVNPLAYISIGAFLFNILFNWLAVYVLDSGVFGAAIALGLSWWILVLLTGMYIVLSPSCSQAWTGFSVHAFRGLWPYFKLTVASAVMLCLEIWYNQGLGLISGFLPNPAIALDSISISLNYLNWDLQFMLGFCTTASIRVGNELGAAHPRIARFSVIVINLTSILISIVFSAIVMIFKTILSKAFTSNEEVIKAVSNLTPLLAISVLLNGIQPILSGVAIGSGWQALVAYVNLTTYYIIGLPIGCLLGFKTGLGVAGIWWGMIIGVLLQTITLIILTARTDWNKEVDKAVERLRKSSNAEASWPTVMPH, via the exons ATGAATagtactggtggtggtggtgaaaatGAACCATTGTTGCCTGATGTTGAATTCCGGCTCGACAACATCTGTGGCTCAACAGAATCCATCGAAGAGTTTCTTGAACATCAAGAGAGGGTACCATTGAGGTTATGGGTTAGACTTTTCTGTTGGGAATCTAAAACTATCTGGTTACTTTCATGGGCATCAATTACTGTTTCAATTTTCAACTACATGCTCAGTTTTGTCAACTTAATGTTCGTTGGAAATATTGGATTTATTGAACTTGCTGGTGCTTCTCTTACTAACTTGGGGATTCAAGGTTTTGCTTATGGTGTCATG TTGGGTATGGCTAGTGCAGTCCAAACAGTATGCGGTCAAGCCTACGGAGCAAAAAAATACTCTTCCCTTGGTATAATCTGCCAAAAGGCTATCATTTTGCACCTAGGAGCAGCCattcttctctcttttctctaCTGGTATGCTGGTGACATTTTCCGAGCACTGGGCCAAACAACTGAGATTGCGAAACAAGGGGAGATTTTCGCAAGAGGGTTACTACTTCAGCTTTATGCATTTGCACTATATTGTCCCATGCAAAGATTTTTGCAATCACAAAACATAGTTAACCCTTTAGCTTACATTTCCATTGGGGCTTTCTTGTTCAACATATTGTTCAATTGGTTGGCTGTTTATGTGCTGGATTCCGGGGTTTTTGGTGCAGCTATTGCATTGGGTCTATCCTGGTGGATTTTAGTTTTATTAACTGGAATgtatattgttttaagtccatctTGCAGTCAAGCTTGGACTGGCTTCTCTGTTCATGCTTTTAGGGGTTTATGGCCTTACTTCAAACTCACTGTTGCATCTGCTGTCATGTTGTG tTTGGAGATATGGTACAATCAAGGACTTGGACTAATATCAGGATTTCTTCCTAATCCTGCAATTGCACTTGATTCTATTTCTATAAG CTTGAATTACTTGAACTGGGATTTGCAGTTTATGCTAGGCTTCTGCACAACAGCAAG TATACGAGTCGGGAACGAGCTTGGAGCAGCTCATCCAAGGATTGCAAGGTTCTCAGTTATAGTCATTAACTTGACCAGCATTTTAATCAGCATAGTGTTTAGTGCAATTGTCATGATATTCAAAACCATATTAAGCAAGGCTTTCACTAGCAATGAAGAAGTTATCAAGGCAGTATCAAATTTGACTCCATTGCTTGCAATCTCAGTCTTGTTAAATGGTATCCAACCCATTCTTTCAG GTGTGGCAATTGGGAGTGGATGGCAAGCTTTGGTTGCATATGTTAACTTGACTACTTACTATATCATTGGTCTTCCTATTGGATGTCTTCTGGGTTTCAAAACTGGTTTGGGAGTTGCT GGGATATGGTGGGGTATGATAATTGGAGTTCTACTACAAACCATAACCCTCATTATACTAACTGCAAGGACTGATTGGAATAAAGAG GTAGATAAAGCTGTTGAGCGCCTACGGAAATCGTCCAACGCAGAAGCAAGTTGGCCAACAGTGATGCCACATTGA